A DNA window from Macadamia integrifolia cultivar HAES 741 chromosome 4, SCU_Mint_v3, whole genome shotgun sequence contains the following coding sequences:
- the LOC122075741 gene encoding soluble inorganic pyrophosphatase-like — protein sequence MASTDGEGSEKNSNIPPVLNERILSSMSQRSVAAHPWHDLEIGPGAPAVFNCVVEIGKGSKVKYELDKISGLIKIDRVLYSSVVYPHNYGFIPRTICEDSDPMDVLVLMQEPVLPGCFLRARAIGLMPMIDQGEKDDKIIAVCADDPEFRHYRDIKEIPPHRLAEIRRFFEDYKKNENKTVAVNDFLPAEEAIKAIKYSMDLYASYIVESLRQ from the exons ATGGCTAGCACTGACGGAGAAGGGAGTGAGAAGAATTCAAATATTCCCCCAGTTCTTAATGAGAGGATACTTTCTTCCATGTCCCAAAGATCTGTTGCTGCTCATCCGTGGCATGACCTTGAGATTG GACCCGGTGCACCAGCAGTTTTCAATTGT GTAGTTGAAATTGGCAAGGGTAGTAAGGTCAAGTATGAGCTCGACAAGATAAGTGGCCTTATAAAA ATTGATCGTGTTCTCTACTCATCTGTCGTGTATCCACACAACTACGGGTTCATCCCAAGAACCATTTGTGAAGACAGTGATCCCATGGATGTCTTGGTATTAATGCAG GAGCCAGTGCTTCCTGGTTGTTTTCTTCGTGCCCGGGCTATTGGACTGATGCCTATGATTGATCAG GGCGAAAAGGATGATAAGATAATAGCGGTTTGTGCAGATGACCCTGAGTTCCGTCACTATCGGGATATCAAGGAGATTCCTCCACATCGACTGGCAGAGATCCGCCGCTTCTTTGAGGACT ACAAGAAGAACGAGAATAAAACAGTTGCAGTGAATGACTTTCTCCCTGCTGAAGAGGCCATTAAAGCAATCAAATACTCCAT GGATTTATATGCATCATACATTGTGGAAAGCTTGAGGCAGTGA